A region from the Tahibacter amnicola genome encodes:
- a CDS encoding BON domain-containing protein, translating to MNARLKTTVCAGALLVLSLPAIGLANDKDKPRADPTRTEETIRSASNETPVSGDRADNTRINKRDQDGNTATPDDQPNDSSNLQILADVRKAIVDDDSLSTMAHNVKILADGGVITLRGPVNGTAEKDKVATIARRVAGVTKVNNELDVKK from the coding sequence TTGAACGCACGATTGAAAACGACAGTGTGCGCGGGAGCGCTGCTCGTACTGTCCCTACCGGCCATTGGACTGGCCAACGACAAGGACAAGCCGCGCGCTGACCCCACTCGCACGGAGGAAACCATCCGCTCCGCGTCGAATGAGACGCCCGTGAGCGGTGATCGGGCCGACAACACACGGATCAACAAGCGCGACCAGGACGGCAACACGGCCACGCCCGACGACCAACCCAACGACAGCAGCAATCTGCAGATCCTGGCCGACGTCCGCAAGGCCATCGTGGACGATGATTCGCTCTCGACGATGGCGCACAACGTGAAGATCCTCGCCGATGGCGGTGTGATCACTCTGCGCGGCCCCGTGAACGGCACCGCCGAGAAGGACAAGGTCGCGACCATCGCCAGGCGCGTCGCCGGCGTTACCAAGGTCAACAACGAGCTGGATGTCAAAAAGTAA
- a CDS encoding flavodoxin family protein — MSDRTDEQEMQVPVIRTGQAPGKLDKDEFARRYRAHFADPLFEGTDLEPILERAWEAYRDGHKAPRTRKAGPSFADPEYELSCDWLAAREAIQSAALRHADRARPCRILIVNGSPRNDRTCPGEMAKSFRLAKIAEEVITRAGAECDLLDLSLVTSEYGRVIYPCKGCVSTAMPLCHWPCSCYPHHSLGQVNDWMADIYPRWVAAHGILVVTPVHWNQVPGVLKLMMDRLVCADGGNPDPTLTGGKNAALAKKRELDGWHYPRHLKGRAFGVVVHADTEGAQAVRRALVDWMTAMELQQADGPAALDRFIGYYESYATSHEALDRDVAVQQEVRIVAQALLREAEQLRRTGPEDAGLPPAPRPK; from the coding sequence GTGTCAGACAGGACGGACGAGCAGGAAATGCAGGTGCCCGTCATCCGCACGGGGCAGGCACCCGGCAAGCTCGACAAGGACGAATTCGCGCGGCGCTACCGAGCCCACTTCGCCGATCCGCTGTTCGAAGGGACGGATCTGGAGCCCATCCTTGAACGCGCCTGGGAGGCGTACCGCGACGGCCACAAGGCGCCGCGGACGCGAAAGGCAGGCCCCTCCTTCGCTGATCCGGAGTACGAACTCTCCTGCGACTGGCTGGCCGCACGCGAGGCCATCCAGTCGGCGGCGCTGCGCCACGCGGACCGGGCACGGCCCTGCCGGATCCTCATCGTGAATGGTTCGCCGCGCAACGATCGCACCTGCCCCGGCGAGATGGCCAAGTCGTTCCGGCTGGCGAAGATCGCGGAAGAGGTCATCACACGTGCGGGCGCCGAATGCGATCTGCTGGATCTGAGCCTGGTCACGTCCGAATACGGCCGGGTCATCTATCCGTGCAAGGGGTGCGTTTCAACAGCAATGCCCCTGTGCCACTGGCCTTGCTCCTGCTACCCCCACCATTCGCTCGGCCAGGTTAATGACTGGATGGCCGACATTTACCCACGCTGGGTCGCCGCGCATGGCATCCTGGTGGTCACGCCCGTGCATTGGAACCAGGTGCCCGGTGTCCTCAAGTTGATGATGGACCGCCTGGTCTGCGCCGATGGCGGCAATCCCGATCCGACGCTCACCGGCGGCAAGAACGCTGCGCTCGCCAAGAAGCGGGAGCTCGACGGCTGGCATTACCCGCGACACCTCAAAGGCCGCGCCTTCGGCGTCGTCGTGCACGCCGATACCGAAGGGGCGCAGGCGGTACGCCGGGCGCTCGTCGACTGGATGACTGCAATGGAACTCCAGCAGGCCGACGGCCCGGCAGCACTCGACCGCTTCATCGGCTACTACGAATCCTACGCGACCAGCCACGAGGCGCTCGATCGCGACGTCGCCGTGCAGCAGGAAGTCCGCATCGTCGCGCAGGCGCTGCTACGCGAAGCAGAGCAACTGCGTCGCACAGGGCCCGAGGATGCCGGCTTGCCACCGGCTCCGCGCCCCAAGTAG
- a CDS encoding MmcQ/YjbR family DNA-binding protein has translation MAKTIDSAVREVCLSFPEAEEFLSHGAPNFRVRGKTFASYAVNHHGDGRVALWLNAPSGAQEQHCAHEPTHFFIPPYVGPRGWLGVNLDKGLSWQRIAALVRSAYETSAPPALVRGMGPTIRITPPAKTLSPAQMDPMLAAPVQLVLKQLRDVCLALPEVVEDRQFGSPVWRAGKRTFAQAWMDAGKLTLGFWVGIEQQGLYTSDPRFRIPMYLGHNGWIALDVSRRCNWKEVRSLALHSYRHFALKRMLAALDE, from the coding sequence ATGGCAAAGACCATTGATTCAGCAGTTCGCGAAGTTTGTCTTTCCTTTCCCGAGGCCGAGGAGTTCCTCTCGCACGGGGCGCCCAACTTCCGCGTGCGCGGCAAGACGTTCGCCTCCTATGCCGTCAATCACCATGGCGACGGCCGCGTGGCACTCTGGCTGAATGCGCCGTCCGGCGCCCAGGAACAGCACTGCGCCCATGAGCCCACGCACTTCTTCATACCGCCCTACGTCGGGCCGCGGGGTTGGCTGGGGGTGAACCTGGACAAGGGGCTGAGCTGGCAGCGCATCGCGGCGCTGGTGCGGTCCGCCTACGAAACGTCAGCGCCGCCGGCGCTCGTTCGCGGCATGGGCCCGACCATCCGTATCACGCCGCCGGCAAAGACTCTGTCACCGGCGCAGATGGATCCGATGCTCGCCGCACCCGTGCAACTCGTGCTGAAACAGCTGCGCGACGTGTGCCTGGCGCTGCCCGAAGTGGTCGAAGATCGACAGTTCGGCTCGCCCGTGTGGCGCGCGGGAAAACGAACGTTCGCCCAGGCCTGGATGGATGCTGGCAAACTGACCCTCGGCTTCTGGGTCGGTATCGAGCAGCAGGGGCTCTACACCAGCGATCCGCGCTTTCGCATCCCGATGTACCTGGGCCATAACGGCTGGATTGCGCTGGATGTTTCCCGACGGTGCAACTGGAAGGAGGTGCGCAGTCTGGCCCTCCACAGTTATCGGCATTTCGCGCTGAAGCGGATGCTGGCGGCGCTGGACGAGTAA
- a CDS encoding PKD domain-containing protein: protein MSRWRFFGREWCVAIALLALSLSTGWAQPVISGISASPAPPLVVTQPAQLTASASVAGGDALEYRWDFGDGTPRTPWLPTNTISHTYAGAGTFTVLLQVRHPTQGLASASKPLVVRLASAPAARPSSPVVVHTVRREVWTVNPDHGTVSVVHADTLVRLDEVTVGSHPASLAIDAAGNVWVAVRDADTLRRIDPATRTVTATIALGYGAKPVAVTIAPDGIAGYVALAGPGRIQRFTPASAQLAGTLSVDTDVDALLVSGDNSRLFASRLVSRGNAGTLWRISLPAFSSATAIDLPLDTTSPDSGTAARGLPNYVGALALAEDGQHLWYGAKKDNIVAGLYREGLPLTFESVMRSLLGRVDANAGTETVAARHDIDDSGRLSALLLPPGSSHLFVAQETNNRVLVLDPWNRREITRFAVDRAPQGLSYDASTGRLFVHNFLGRSISVFDTGDLLEDGQTLPQSLGTVATTLAETLSPQVLQGKRVFYNASDERMSHDGYSTCASCHLDGRSDGRVWDFTQLGEGLRNTTSLRGNAGLGRGLVHWSGNFDEIQDFEVPIRNLFGGLGFMSNTDYFADGRNHPLGPPKAGFSADLDALAAYVASLTQDDRSPHRNPDGSLTADGSAGRAVFMQLQCGRCHAGDAFTDSPQGFRHDVGTLMPGSGQRLGGPLLAIDTPTLRGLFASAPYLHDGSAGTLTDVLTTRNPNGAHGDTASLSALQRQQLEAFLLQIDASEPGVAAPAQLAVTSPAAGNQYLAGAPVPLSIASNLAAITHVDYLVGGSAVAAAETAPWNATWIASGGGTRLVQAFVTHELGRFRTLSPPVSIIVDNDAIFRNGFDG, encoded by the coding sequence TTGAGCCGATGGCGCTTCTTCGGGCGTGAGTGGTGCGTGGCGATCGCGCTCCTGGCGCTGTCGCTGTCGACGGGATGGGCACAGCCGGTCATCTCCGGCATTTCGGCCTCGCCCGCACCACCGCTGGTCGTGACGCAGCCGGCACAGCTCACCGCGTCGGCCAGCGTGGCGGGTGGTGACGCGCTGGAATACCGCTGGGATTTTGGCGACGGAACGCCCCGCACACCGTGGCTGCCGACCAATACGATCAGCCATACCTACGCCGGTGCCGGTACGTTTACGGTACTGCTGCAGGTACGCCATCCCACGCAGGGGCTGGCCAGCGCGAGCAAGCCGCTGGTGGTACGCCTGGCCAGTGCACCGGCGGCCCGCCCCTCCAGCCCGGTCGTCGTCCACACCGTGCGACGCGAAGTGTGGACGGTCAATCCCGACCACGGCACCGTGAGCGTGGTCCATGCCGACACCCTGGTCCGCCTGGACGAGGTGACCGTGGGCAGCCATCCCGCGTCGTTGGCCATCGATGCCGCGGGAAACGTCTGGGTCGCCGTGCGGGATGCTGATACGCTGCGCCGCATTGATCCCGCCACGCGCACCGTTACCGCGACAATCGCACTCGGCTATGGCGCCAAACCGGTTGCCGTCACAATTGCACCGGATGGCATCGCGGGCTATGTGGCACTGGCGGGCCCAGGTCGCATCCAACGGTTCACACCGGCCTCTGCGCAGCTTGCCGGAACACTGTCCGTCGACACCGACGTGGATGCACTGCTGGTCAGCGGCGACAACAGCCGGTTGTTTGCTTCGCGCCTGGTCAGCCGCGGGAATGCAGGGACTCTCTGGCGCATCAGCCTGCCCGCGTTCTCCAGCGCAACCGCGATCGACCTGCCGCTGGACACCACCTCCCCCGATTCCGGCACGGCTGCGCGCGGCCTGCCCAACTACGTCGGTGCGCTCGCGCTCGCCGAAGACGGCCAGCACCTGTGGTATGGCGCCAAGAAGGACAACATCGTCGCCGGCCTGTATCGCGAAGGCCTGCCGCTGACCTTCGAAAGCGTCATGCGCTCGCTGCTCGGCCGCGTCGATGCGAATGCCGGCACCGAGACAGTTGCTGCACGCCACGATATCGACGACAGCGGACGCCTTTCGGCCCTGCTGCTGCCGCCCGGGTCCAGCCACCTTTTCGTGGCGCAGGAGACGAATAACCGGGTGCTGGTCCTGGACCCGTGGAACCGCCGCGAGATTACGCGCTTTGCGGTGGACCGTGCCCCCCAGGGCCTGTCCTATGACGCCAGCACCGGGCGCCTTTTCGTGCACAATTTCCTGGGACGTTCGATCAGCGTCTTCGATACCGGCGACCTGCTCGAGGATGGCCAGACACTGCCGCAATCGCTGGGCACCGTCGCGACCACCCTGGCCGAGACGCTGTCGCCGCAGGTTCTGCAGGGCAAGCGCGTGTTCTACAACGCCAGCGACGAACGCATGAGCCATGACGGCTACAGCACCTGCGCATCCTGTCACCTGGATGGCCGCAGCGATGGGCGCGTGTGGGATTTCACCCAGCTCGGCGAAGGACTGCGCAATACCACCAGCCTGCGCGGCAATGCGGGGCTCGGACGCGGCCTGGTGCACTGGAGCGGCAATTTCGACGAAATCCAGGATTTCGAGGTGCCGATCCGGAACCTGTTCGGCGGACTGGGATTCATGTCCAACACCGACTACTTTGCCGACGGCCGGAATCACCCGCTCGGACCGCCCAAGGCCGGCTTCTCCGCGGACCTGGACGCGCTTGCGGCGTACGTGGCCAGTCTGACGCAAGACGACCGCTCGCCCCATCGCAACCCGGACGGCTCACTCACAGCGGACGGCAGCGCCGGCCGCGCCGTGTTCATGCAGCTGCAATGCGGGCGCTGCCACGCCGGTGACGCATTCACGGACAGCCCGCAGGGCTTTCGCCACGACGTGGGTACACTCATGCCCGGCAGCGGCCAACGCCTGGGTGGGCCGCTGCTGGCGATTGATACGCCCACCTTGCGTGGGCTGTTTGCCTCGGCCCCCTATCTCCATGATGGGTCCGCCGGTACGCTCACGGACGTGCTGACGACGCGCAACCCGAACGGCGCCCACGGGGACACGGCATCGCTCTCCGCATTGCAGCGCCAGCAACTGGAAGCCTTCCTGCTGCAGATCGATGCGTCCGAACCCGGTGTCGCGGCGCCCGCACAGCTGGCGGTGACCTCTCCTGCTGCCGGCAATCAGTACCTCGCCGGCGCCCCCGTGCCGCTGAGCATCGCCAGCAATCTGGCGGCAATAACCCACGTGGACTACCTGGTCGGCGGGTCGGCCGTCGCCGCAGCGGAAACCGCGCCCTGGAACGCGACATGGATCGCCAGCGGCGGCGGCACGCGCCTGGTGCAGGCCTTCGTCACCCACGAACTGGGACGCTTCCGCACATTGTCGCCGCCGGTTTCGATCATTGTGGACAATGATGCCATTTTCCGGAATGGATTTGACGGATAG
- a CDS encoding Ig-like domain-containing protein, whose protein sequence is MKSTLQYFVAGALALAGSAASAQGLPTQTWAPGTQLAMWNHGGRITTFHRGYLYLGGLENQGTWTYDISNPINPQLRRTQASGVNGHTWAKVGDVFWRTYWIPEIGDNNPSPFQNLSNPLSPTQQTQNVGTFPSGQPPMGWPGNWLNTYPHFFGEYVVDARVGWWPHVSEANVLQMSGLTSANHWRIGNLLFLTPSDTQNGLAVFDIGNPAQPVMLDLLSGNYKQYTNAWQVWRHYLLLMFGDNTNGPQQDANTLVIDFSDPTNLQLVHKIPYNDLPGRYAHFQDDYAFAGRFDRGTKYNLVTRQVEQVFTPTSCCFGDFQWIPLGHIVLASSSETTGSRSYLFSHRATLDTTRPTVGYHLPRPNAINQPVTTVIGLVINETLDSPTVTSQNIQVRAVGGATLSTTVIHTNYGVVNIVPEAPLAANTTYEVRIVQDGVRDVAGNGMAEYTFRFATGPTLVPADLIFANGFQP, encoded by the coding sequence GTGAAATCAACACTTCAATACTTCGTTGCCGGGGCGCTCGCCCTGGCGGGCAGCGCGGCGTCCGCGCAGGGTCTTCCGACACAGACGTGGGCGCCGGGCACGCAGCTGGCGATGTGGAACCATGGTGGGCGAATCACCACCTTCCACCGTGGCTATCTCTACCTGGGCGGCCTGGAAAACCAGGGTACCTGGACCTACGACATCTCCAATCCGATCAACCCGCAGCTGCGGCGCACCCAGGCGAGCGGCGTCAATGGCCACACCTGGGCGAAGGTGGGCGACGTGTTCTGGCGTACCTACTGGATCCCCGAGATCGGCGACAACAACCCGAGCCCGTTCCAGAACCTGTCCAATCCGCTATCCCCGACGCAGCAGACCCAGAACGTCGGCACCTTCCCCTCGGGCCAACCGCCGATGGGATGGCCCGGCAACTGGCTCAACACCTATCCGCACTTCTTCGGCGAATACGTCGTCGACGCGCGCGTCGGCTGGTGGCCGCACGTTTCGGAGGCCAACGTCCTGCAGATGTCGGGCTTGACCTCGGCCAATCACTGGCGCATCGGCAACCTGCTGTTCCTCACGCCCTCGGACACGCAGAACGGGCTGGCTGTCTTTGACATCGGCAATCCGGCGCAACCGGTGATGCTCGATCTGCTCAGCGGGAACTACAAGCAGTACACCAATGCCTGGCAGGTGTGGCGCCACTATCTGCTGCTGATGTTCGGCGACAACACCAATGGCCCGCAGCAGGACGCCAACACGCTCGTGATCGATTTCAGCGATCCGACCAACCTGCAGCTGGTGCACAAGATCCCCTACAACGATCTTCCCGGCCGCTACGCCCACTTCCAGGACGACTACGCCTTTGCCGGCCGCTTCGACCGCGGCACCAAGTACAACCTGGTGACACGCCAGGTCGAACAGGTCTTCACGCCGACGTCCTGCTGCTTCGGCGATTTCCAGTGGATTCCGCTCGGCCATATCGTGCTGGCATCGAGTTCGGAAACGACGGGCTCGCGCTCGTACCTGTTCTCGCACCGCGCCACGCTGGATACCACGCGCCCCACCGTCGGCTATCACCTGCCGCGACCCAACGCGATCAACCAGCCGGTCACGACCGTGATCGGACTGGTTATCAACGAGACCCTGGACTCCCCCACCGTCACCTCGCAGAACATCCAGGTACGCGCCGTGGGTGGTGCCACCTTGTCAACGACGGTCATCCACACGAACTACGGCGTGGTCAATATCGTTCCCGAAGCGCCGCTGGCGGCCAATACCACGTATGAAGTGCGCATCGTGCAGGACGGTGTCCGCGACGTGGCCGGCAACGGCATGGCCGAGTACACGTTCCGGTTCGCCACCGGCCCGACCCTGGTGCCGGCGGACCTGATCTTCGCGAACGGGTTCCAGCCTTGA